In one Lachnospiraceae bacterium GAM79 genomic region, the following are encoded:
- a CDS encoding MATE family efflux transporter gives MKDLTEGKPIKVIWLYALPMILGQIAQQFYSFCDSAIVGNCINPDALAAVGATSVISNTLIGFLNSATLGLSIPIARYFGAQDQKNMRKCIGVSAILTFVTSIVLTIVGLLFIYDLLVLLGTPEEIIHMADKYVKYILAGLIFSAIYNFGANLLRAVGDSKTPLIFLGIAVVLNIGLDLLFIQGFHSGVAGAAIATVISQAVAGVACFIYIFTKCDFLIPKKDEYRVDHTDFSDLVQSALAMGFMSCIVNIGTVTLQSSINKLGTNIITAHTAARKIFDILDVALYIIGNAVTTFVSQNIGAKRIDRVKSGIRAGILINTIATTLIILVGFPTAPLLLRLVAGTSDAAVIDPAVMYIRISMCCFYVLGPLFVLRCAMQGMGRKIVPVLSSTIEMVGKILAVMFLAPALGYLGVAITEPIIWAACTLMLTIMYVAKPVDKIFA, from the coding sequence GTTCTACAGCTTCTGTGATTCTGCCATTGTCGGAAACTGTATCAATCCCGATGCGCTTGCAGCCGTCGGAGCAACCAGTGTTATCTCGAATACACTGATCGGATTTCTGAACAGCGCCACGCTCGGCTTATCGATCCCGATAGCCCGGTATTTCGGTGCTCAGGATCAGAAAAACATGCGAAAATGTATCGGTGTCTCAGCAATCCTCACCTTTGTTACTTCCATCGTTCTTACGATCGTTGGACTTCTGTTTATATATGACCTCCTGGTGCTTCTTGGTACACCTGAGGAAATTATACATATGGCTGACAAGTACGTCAAATACATTTTAGCAGGACTTATCTTTTCAGCAATTTATAATTTTGGTGCAAATCTGCTACGTGCTGTCGGTGACAGCAAGACCCCATTGATCTTCCTTGGCATCGCAGTTGTGCTGAACATCGGACTGGATCTGTTATTTATCCAGGGCTTCCATTCAGGTGTTGCTGGAGCAGCTATCGCTACAGTTATCTCGCAGGCAGTTGCCGGTGTTGCATGTTTTATATACATCTTCACAAAATGTGACTTCCTGATCCCCAAAAAAGATGAATACAGAGTTGACCATACAGATTTCAGCGATCTGGTACAATCCGCTCTCGCCATGGGATTCATGAGCTGTATCGTAAATATAGGTACTGTTACCTTACAGAGTTCTATCAATAAACTAGGTACAAATATCATTACTGCACATACCGCAGCAAGAAAGATCTTCGATATCCTCGATGTAGCTCTCTATATTATCGGAAACGCAGTTACAACCTTTGTCAGTCAGAACATCGGTGCCAAAAGGATCGACCGTGTAAAATCCGGTATCCGTGCCGGCATCCTTATAAATACGATCGCAACCACACTTATTATTCTGGTCGGTTTCCCAACCGCTCCGCTTCTGCTCCGTCTGGTTGCCGGAACAAGCGACGCAGCTGTAATCGATCCAGCTGTTATGTATATCCGAATCAGCATGTGCTGTTTCTATGTACTCGGACCATTGTTCGTACTTCGCTGTGCTATGCAGGGTATGGGAAGAAAGATTGTTCCCGTGCTTTCCAGTACGATCGAAATGGTCGGAAAGATCCTTGCTGTTATGTTCTTGGCACCTGCCCTCGGATATCTGGGCGTAGCGATCACCGAACCTATCATCTGGGCTGCCTGCACGCTGATGCTTACCATTATGTATGTCGCAAAGCCTGTTGATAAGATATTCGCATAA
- a CDS encoding DUF5979 domain-containing protein, producing the protein MNQMKRSKIVAFLLAFVLVINTLFVNFSGAVFADDDSMTITNLVVEYYDEAAGAYKPLTSGITLNDQTKVRINFNWQFPNSSMTTAGGDYITKIDLGIDNISMDSITNVPFNDTTNTEMGKYSINGSEFTLVINKDYYDNYSNRSGKASLDGVVSVNNDDNKASTDATIAVSGNKFDIHVVFNQAESNLEVAKKTVGKATLNADGTLNQTYQVDITCKDDNISDLVLSDEAGSALSGATNFVYNGTTYGSLAELSTAIGSTMTKNQKISFTYDMKADASVLEQGTNHYTGSESNKFKTEYTTNKGNPKTSDSNSVNLDLDMPSVSKNGTYDSTTGKVTWKITVTPGVVGWDKVDMSGVTDKVTEMLGGTALGASKDISFTKSDFTTTDNKTYTYEYTTDVSADAQSSSSKVTAQNDVTNIQFDGHKYNTSAEVGITESNWAKKSYASYDEASKILTWKIDVDIPTGENITDVAVNDSLYGASGNHDFNIGNLEVTLTDNTHTDATILKYTEKSNQQMDSDVLETTYTDFNKQNNLTFKDSYIASLQASGSAHMTLTFKTHITDEDPIGTYSNKGEVRYKSNGKQGVIPVSADYKFKAVSITDKRAFFADDDKETIQYNVWVDFSKDDSITPEVGKQIIFTDEMPDNMVLKSVDYLGAGQVDGWFDNHNNYQSSQLGVTDTSAEDGKVVFTVTLSQEMIDNINNAAPNQRGIYVTYTAKVKDGMKFHKGGTTTFKNKVSATYDGTSVGKKTVSSQLTPGKLVDKQMEYNTSKSVDKIFYTVDINKCGYDLASGTDVLTCEDDMGTSLILDPSTVKIKQIDDDGNSSECSSASFSYDKLNNRITFKIPDETHIQITYTVKLALYGDGTAADSDKITFENSGNTFTVKGVETVDTKDQVSRYNYAYSSKVQGAGDTGSITLLKYYRGTDGNMKPLGGSSFKIYRATYDEATGLYTYDSSATPEKEKTLRDDETEWVIDNLRLDIVYALVETGSQLGYKVNPDPMYFVLPGDDYKKVQQTSQLERIVTSSYLRYNNEKGSFQIKKTIDGSTKNLQKYEAFTFELQEINKPSISSVNGQKEITYTDKTSGVNQQITSSTATGIGDFNVIDYTASDIGKEFYYKISEKKGSNSNIAYDTSFYVATVSVKQDATTGEIYSDINSIDKYSEDGILIGNTIPEMISFNNSADMSGSLTLTKTVSGDKTFADVKDGLSFEIKGPGSYSATIKGKDLDATTRTKTLTGLVPGQYTITETITDITGFKHSTKYTVGSGSEKTGKVATATVEAKKNTEVDFVNTYTKKAGSLKLTKTVSGDKTLADVAADISFKITGPDSYSKTVTGAELLTAGGSVQIDGLAVGDYTVVETVAGITGYTLTTSHKVGSGSKVDGKTATAAVTDGATSNIEFVNNYKKQVGSLKLTKTVSGDKTLTDVASDISFEITGPDSYSKTVTGAELLTAGGSVQIDGLAVGDYTVVETVAGITGYTLTTSHKVGSGSKVDGKTATAAVPNGGTAEVAFTNNYKKQVGSLKLTKIVSGDKTLTDVAADISFKITGPDSYSKTVTGVELLTAGGSVQIDGLAVGDYTVVETVAGITGYTLTTSHKVGSGSKVDGKTATAAVPNGGTAEVAFTNNYKKQVGSLKLTKIVSGDKTLTDVAADISFKITGPDSYSKTVTGVELLTAGGSVQIDGLAVGDYTVVETVAGITGYTLTTSHKVGSGSKVDGKTATAAVPNGGTAEVAFTNNYKKQVGSLKLTKTVSGDKTLTDVASDISFKITGPDSYSKTVTGAELLTAGGSVQIDGLAVGDYTVVETVAGITGYTLTTSHKVGSGSKVDGKTATAAVTDGATSNIEFVNNYAKNPGSLKLTKTVSGDKTLADVAADISFEIAGSNGYSKTIAGTELDASGSYTIDNLAKGTYTVTETVTGSTGYTVTTTYKVDGGSTEAGATATAAVPNGGTAEVAFTNNYKKQVGSLKLTKTVSGDKTLTDVASDISFKITGPDSYSKTVTGAELLTAGGSVQIDGLAVGDYTVVETVAGITGYTLTTSHKVGSGSKVDGKTATAAVPNGGTAEVAFTNNYKKQVGSLKLTKTVSGDKTLTDVASDISFKITGPDSYSKTVTGAELLTAGGSVQIDGLAVGDYTVVETVAGITGYTLTTSHKVGSGSKVDGKTATAAVTDGATSNVEFINNYAENPGSLKLTKTVTGDRSFADVKGTISFEIAGPNGYSETVSGTQLDTSGSYTIDNLAKGTYTVKETTTGPNGYTVTTTYKVDGGSTEAGATATAAVPNGGTAEVAFTNNYKKQVGSLKLTKTVSGDKTLADVAADISFKITGPDSYSKTVTGAELLTAGGSVQIDGLAVGDYTVVETVAGITGYTLTTSHKVGSGSKVDGKTATAAVTDGVTSNVEFINNYAENPGSLKLTKTVTGDRSFADVKGTISFEIAGPNGYSETVSGTQLDTSGSYTIDNLAKGTYTVKETTTGPNGYTVTTTYKVDGGSTEAGATATAAVPNGGTAEVAFTNNYKKQVGSLKLTKTVSGDKTLTDVASDISFKITGPDSYSKTVTGAELLTAGGSVQIDGLAVGDYTVVETVAGITGYTLTTSHKVGSGTEDNGDTATATVADGTTIDVEFINDYARELTSVTVKKIWNDNNNKANKRAPFVSVQLYAGTAVSGVAARLDENNSWTHTWTNLPKYDDAGQLISYSVKELNVPAEYTDSVTTDPVTGEITITNTRVGTKGKLVLTKMVVGSVDKTTAASAIEFKITDEAGNVETYSLNDFKYDVTTKQYTLELEKPAGKYTVEETKYDIDGYETKSIKYAIGTGLQKDGKTVDVQVEIDETVDVTFVDTYDETTTTETTTEDTSETTTTEKTTEVTSEKTTEVTSEDTTEVTSEKTTEVTTTETTTETTTEETVDKPKTGDDSPIAFLLIMMSVSLAGAGTVVYKKRKNQK; encoded by the coding sequence ATGAATCAAATGAAACGAAGTAAAATTGTGGCATTTTTACTTGCATTTGTATTAGTTATCAATACATTATTTGTTAATTTTTCAGGTGCAGTATTTGCCGATGATGATAGTATGACGATAACCAATCTGGTCGTTGAATACTATGATGAAGCAGCGGGGGCGTACAAGCCGTTAACTAGCGGAATAACGCTGAATGACCAGACGAAGGTGAGGATTAATTTCAACTGGCAGTTCCCGAATTCCTCAATGACAACAGCGGGAGGAGATTACATAACGAAGATCGATCTGGGCATTGATAATATCAGTATGGACAGTATCACAAATGTTCCGTTTAATGATACGACCAATACAGAGATGGGTAAATACAGTATAAACGGTAGCGAGTTCACACTTGTTATTAATAAGGATTATTATGATAACTATTCCAACCGTTCAGGAAAGGCAAGCCTGGATGGTGTGGTTTCGGTTAATAACGATGATAATAAAGCAAGCACGGATGCGACGATCGCTGTCAGCGGTAATAAATTTGACATTCATGTTGTATTTAATCAGGCAGAAAGTAATCTTGAAGTAGCGAAGAAGACTGTAGGTAAAGCAACTCTGAATGCTGACGGAACATTAAACCAGACATATCAGGTTGATATTACATGTAAGGATGACAATATTTCGGATCTTGTATTAAGTGATGAGGCTGGATCTGCATTATCCGGTGCCACAAATTTTGTTTATAATGGTACAACCTATGGTTCTCTGGCAGAACTGAGTACAGCCATTGGTTCAACAATGACAAAGAATCAGAAAATCAGCTTTACATATGATATGAAGGCTGATGCATCTGTTTTGGAACAGGGTACAAACCATTATACAGGAAGCGAGTCAAATAAATTCAAGACAGAATATACGACAAACAAAGGAAATCCTAAAACATCAGACAGTAATAGTGTTAATCTGGATCTTGATATGCCATCTGTTTCAAAGAACGGTACATATGACAGCACAACGGGAAAGGTTACTTGGAAGATAACTGTTACACCGGGAGTCGTTGGATGGGATAAGGTTGATATGTCCGGGGTTACAGATAAAGTGACAGAAATGCTTGGGGGTACTGCTCTCGGAGCATCTAAGGATATATCCTTTACCAAGAGTGATTTTACAACTACCGATAATAAGACATACACATATGAATATACAACAGATGTGTCGGCTGACGCACAGAGTTCTTCATCAAAGGTTACCGCACAGAACGATGTAACAAATATTCAATTTGATGGACACAAGTACAACACTTCTGCCGAAGTGGGAATTACAGAGTCAAACTGGGCAAAGAAATCTTATGCATCTTACGATGAAGCTTCAAAGATTCTGACATGGAAGATAGATGTGGATATACCAACAGGCGAAAATATTACAGATGTTGCGGTAAATGATAGTCTGTACGGTGCTTCAGGAAATCATGACTTCAATATCGGCAATCTGGAAGTTACACTGACTGATAACACCCATACAGATGCAACTATCCTGAAGTACACAGAAAAGAGTAACCAGCAGATGGATTCTGATGTACTGGAGACCACATATACAGACTTTAATAAACAAAATAATCTTACATTTAAGGATTCATATATTGCATCATTGCAGGCAAGCGGCTCTGCACATATGACATTGACCTTTAAGACTCACATAACAGATGAAGATCCAATAGGAACATATTCAAACAAAGGTGAAGTTCGATATAAGAGTAATGGAAAACAGGGTGTGATACCGGTATCTGCAGATTATAAATTCAAGGCTGTCAGCATTACGGATAAGAGAGCATTTTTTGCCGACGACGACAAAGAAACCATCCAATACAATGTATGGGTTGATTTCTCAAAGGACGATTCTATAACTCCGGAGGTTGGAAAGCAGATAATCTTTACAGATGAGATGCCGGACAACATGGTGCTGAAATCAGTTGATTATCTGGGTGCAGGACAGGTTGATGGCTGGTTTGATAACCATAATAACTATCAGAGCTCGCAGCTTGGTGTTACGGATACATCTGCAGAAGACGGAAAAGTTGTCTTTACTGTAACTTTATCACAGGAGATGATCGATAATATCAATAATGCTGCGCCGAACCAACGTGGTATATATGTCACATATACAGCCAAGGTAAAGGATGGAATGAAATTCCACAAGGGCGGAACTACTACATTTAAGAACAAGGTATCAGCTACTTATGACGGAACAAGTGTGGGAAAGAAGACGGTGTCGTCACAGCTGACACCGGGAAAACTTGTAGACAAACAGATGGAATATAATACCAGCAAGAGCGTTGATAAAATATTCTATACCGTTGATATTAATAAATGTGGATATGATCTGGCATCAGGTACAGATGTTCTTACTTGTGAGGATGATATGGGTACCAGCCTGATCCTTGATCCATCTACAGTCAAGATCAAGCAGATTGATGATGACGGAAATTCATCGGAGTGCAGTTCAGCGTCATTTTCGTATGATAAGCTGAATAACCGCATTACATTTAAGATTCCTGATGAAACACATATCCAGATCACATATACAGTAAAGCTGGCTCTTTATGGTGATGGAACTGCTGCGGATTCAGACAAGATTACATTTGAAAACAGTGGTAATACATTTACAGTGAAAGGCGTAGAAACTGTTGATACAAAGGATCAGGTTTCCAGATATAATTACGCATATTCATCAAAGGTACAGGGTGCCGGTGATACCGGATCTATAACATTGTTAAAGTATTACAGAGGAACCGATGGTAATATGAAACCATTGGGAGGATCCTCCTTTAAGATATACAGAGCAACATATGATGAAGCAACCGGATTATATACATATGACAGCAGTGCCACTCCGGAAAAGGAGAAGACACTGAGAGATGATGAGACGGAGTGGGTAATTGACAATCTCCGACTCGATATTGTATATGCATTGGTTGAGACAGGATCTCAGCTTGGATATAAGGTGAATCCGGATCCTATGTATTTTGTACTTCCGGGTGACGATTATAAGAAGGTACAGCAGACCTCCCAGTTGGAGAGGATTGTAACCAGCAGTTACCTGAGATATAACAACGAAAAAGGTAGTTTTCAGATAAAGAAGACTATAGATGGATCAACGAAAAATCTACAGAAGTATGAGGCGTTTACATTTGAACTTCAGGAGATAAATAAACCAAGTATCAGTTCTGTAAATGGTCAGAAAGAGATCACATATACAGACAAGACGTCTGGTGTAAACCAGCAGATTACGTCAAGCACTGCGACCGGTATTGGTGATTTCAATGTAATAGATTACACAGCCTCGGATATAGGAAAAGAATTTTATTACAAGATATCTGAGAAGAAAGGATCAAATTCGAATATTGCATACGATACATCCTTCTATGTTGCAACCGTAAGCGTGAAGCAGGATGCTACCACAGGAGAGATTTATTCAGATATAAACAGTATAGATAAGTATTCGGAAGATGGAATATTAATAGGTAATACTATTCCGGAAATGATCAGTTTCAATAATTCGGCAGATATGAGTGGCAGCCTGACTCTGACAAAGACAGTAAGTGGAGATAAGACATTTGCTGATGTTAAGGATGGTTTGAGCTTTGAAATAAAAGGACCGGGAAGCTACAGTGCAACCATAAAGGGCAAAGACCTGGATGCAACAACCAGAACAAAGACCCTTACTGGTCTTGTGCCGGGTCAATATACGATAACCGAGACAATAACGGATATTACAGGATTTAAGCATTCTACTAAATATACGGTTGGAAGTGGAAGCGAAAAAACCGGTAAAGTAGCAACTGCAACTGTAGAGGCAAAAAAGAATACAGAGGTAGACTTTGTTAATACCTATACAAAGAAGGCAGGAAGCCTGAAGCTGACAAAGACAGTAAGTGGAGACAAGACGCTTGCGGATGTAGCAGCGGATATCAGCTTTAAGATCACAGGCCCAGACAGCTACAGCAAGACCGTAACCGGAGCAGAACTGTTAACAGCAGGCGGCAGTGTACAGATTGATGGCCTTGCAGTAGGTGACTACACAGTAGTCGAAACTGTAGCAGGAATCACAGGTTATACATTGACAACCAGCCACAAGGTAGGAAGCGGAAGCAAAGTTGACGGAAAGACAGCAACGGCAGCTGTAACAGATGGAGCAACCAGCAACATAGAGTTTGTAAACAATTACAAGAAGCAGGTCGGCAGCCTGAAACTGACAAAGACAGTAAGTGGAGATAAGACACTCACAGATGTAGCATCAGATATCAGCTTTGAGATCACAGGCCCAGACAGCTACAGTAAGACCGTAACCGGAGCAGAACTGTTAACAGCAGGCGGCAGTGTACAGATTGATGGCCTTGCAGTAGGTGACTACACAGTAGTCGAAACTGTAGCAGGAATCACAGGTTATACATTGACAACCAGCCACAAGGTAGGAAGCGGAAGCAAAGTTGATGGCAAGACAGCAACAGCAGCCGTACCAAACGGCGGAACAGCAGAAGTAGCATTTACAAACAACTACAAGAAGCAGGTCGGCAGCCTGAAACTGACAAAGATAGTAAGTGGAGACAAGACACTCACAGATGTAGCAGCGGATATCAGCTTTAAGATCACAGGCCCAGACAGCTACAGCAAGACCGTAACCGGAGTAGAACTGTTAACAGCAGGCGGCAGTGTACAGATTGATGGCCTTGCAGTAGGTGACTACACAGTAGTCGAAACTGTAGCAGGAATCACAGGTTATACATTGACAACCAGCCACAAGGTAGGAAGCGGAAGCAAAGTTGATGGCAAGACAGCAACAGCAGCCGTACCAAACGGCGGAACAGCAGAAGTAGCATTTACAAACAACTACAAGAAGCAGGTCGGCAGCCTGAAACTGACAAAGATAGTAAGTGGAGACAAGACACTCACAGATGTAGCAGCGGATATCAGCTTTAAGATCACAGGCCCAGACAGCTACAGCAAGACCGTAACCGGAGTAGAACTGTTAACAGCAGGCGGCAGTGTACAGATTGATGGCCTTGCAGTAGGTGATTACACAGTAGTCGAAACTGTAGCAGGAATCACAGGTTATACATTGACAACCAGCCATAAGGTAGGAAGCGGAAGCAAAGTTGACGGCAAGACAGCAACAGCAGCCGTACCAAATGGCGGAACAGCAGAAGTAGCATTTACAAACAACTACAAGAAGCAGGTCGGCAGCCTGAAGCTGACAAAGACAGTAAGTGGAGACAAGACACTCACAGATGTAGCATCAGATATCAGCTTTAAGATCACAGGCCCAGACAGCTACAGTAAGACCGTAACCGGAGCAGAACTGTTAACAGCAGGCGGCAGTGTACAGATTGATGGCCTTGCAGTAGGTGATTACACAGTAGTCGAAACTGTAGCAGGAATCACAGGTTATACATTGACAACCAGCCATAAGGTAGGAAGCGGAAGCAAAGTTGACGGAAAGACAGCAACGGCAGCTGTAACAGATGGAGCAACCAGCAACATAGAGTTTGTAAACAATTATGCGAAGAATCCGGGAAGTCTGAAACTGACAAAGACAGTAAGTGGAGACAAGACGCTTGCGGATGTAGCAGCGGATATCAGCTTTGAGATCGCCGGATCAAACGGATATAGCAAGACGATAGCCGGAACAGAACTGGATGCAAGCGGAAGTTATACGATTGATAATCTTGCAAAAGGAACATATACGGTGACAGAGACTGTGACCGGATCAACAGGTTATACAGTCACTACTACTTACAAAGTAGATGGTGGAAGTACAGAAGCCGGAGCAACAGCAACAGCAGCCGTACCAAATGGCGGAACAGCAGAAGTAGCATTTACAAACAACTACAAGAAGCAGGTCGGCAGCCTGAAGCTGACAAAGACAGTAAGTGGAGACAAGACACTCACAGATGTAGCATCAGATATCAGCTTTAAGATCACAGGCCCAGACAGCTACAGTAAGACCGTAACCGGAGCAGAACTGTTAACAGCAGGCGGCAGTGTACAGATTGATGGCCTTGCAGTAGGTGATTACACAGTAGTCGAAACTGTAGCAGGAATCACAGGTTATACATTGACAACCAGCCATAAGGTAGGAAGCGGAAGCAAAGTTGACGGCAAGACAGCAACAGCAGCCGTACCAAATGGCGGAACAGCAGAAGTAGCATTTACAAACAACTACAAGAAGCAGGTCGGCAGCCTGAAGCTGACAAAGACAGTAAGTGGAGACAAGACACTCACAGATGTAGCATCAGATATCAGCTTTAAGATCACAGGCCCAGACAGCTACAGTAAGACCGTAACCGGAGCAGAACTGTTAACAGCAGGCGGCAGTGTACAGATTGATGGCCTTGCAGTAGGTGACTACACAGTAGTCGAAACTGTAGCAGGAATCACAGGTTATACATTGACAACCAGCCACAAGGTAGGAAGCGGAAGCAAAGTTGACGGAAAGACAGCAACGGCAGCTGTAACAGATGGAGCAACTAGCAACGTAGAGTTTATAAACAATTATGCAGAGAATCCGGGAAGCCTGAAGCTGACAAAGACAGTAACAGGAGATAGAAGCTTTGCAGATGTAAAAGGAACTATTAGCTTTGAGATCGCCGGACCAAATGGCTACAGTGAGACAGTATCAGGAACACAACTTGATACAAGCGGTAGTTACACGATCGATAATCTTGCAAAAGGAACTTATACGGTGAAAGAGACGACTACCGGACCAAACGGCTATACAGTCACTACTACTTACAAAGTAGATGGTGGAAGTACAGAAGCCGGAGCAACAGCAACAGCAGCCGTACCAAATGGCGGAACAGCAGAAGTAGCATTTACAAACAACTACAAGAAGCAGGTCGGCAGCCTGAAACTGACAAAGACAGTAAGTGGAGACAAGACGCTTGCGGATGTAGCAGCGGATATCAGCTTTAAGATCACAGGCCCAGACAGCTACAGCAAGACCGTAACCGGAGCAGAACTGTTAACAGCAGGCGGCAGTGTACAGATTGATGGCCTTGCAGTAGGTGACTACACAGTAGTCGAAACTGTAGCGGGAATCACAGGTTATACATTGACAACCAGCCACAAGGTAGGAAGCGGAAGCAAAGTTGACGGAAAGACAGCAACGGCAGCTGTAACAGATGGAGTAACCAGTAACGTAGAGTTTATAAACAATTATGCAGAGAATCCGGGAAGCCTGAAGCTGACAAAGACAGTAACAGGAGATAGAAGCTTTGCAGATGTAAAAGGAACTATTAGCTTTGAGATCGCCGGACCAAATGGCTACAGTGAGACAGTATCAGGAACACAACTTGATACAAGCGGTAGTTACACGATCGATAATCTTGCAAAAGGAACTTATACGGTGAAAGAGACGACTACCGGACCAAACGGCTATACAGTCACTACTACTTACAAAGTAGATGGTGGAAGTACAGAAGCCGGAGCAACAGCAACGGCAGCCGTACCAAATGGCGGAACAGCAGAAGTAGCATTTACAAACAACTATAAGAAGCAGGTCGGTAGCCTGAAGCTGACGAAGACAGTAAGTGGAGACAAGACACTCACAGATGTAGCATCAGATATCAGCTTTAAGATCACAGGCCCAGACAGCTACAGTAAGACCGTAACCGGAGCAGAACTGTTAACAGCAGGCGGCAGTGTACAGATTGATGGCCTTGCAGTAGGTGACTACACAGTAGTCGAAACTGTAGCAGGAATCACAGGTTATACATTGACAACCAGCCACAAGGTAGGAAGCGGAACCGAAGATAATGGCGATACAGCAACAGCAACTGTAGCAGATGGAACAACGATCGATGTCGAGTTCATAAACGATTACGCTAGAGAACTTACCTCTGTAACAGTTAAGAAGATATGGAACGATAATAACAATAAAGCCAATAAACGTGCACCATTTGTAAGCGTACAGCTTTATGCAGGAACAGCCGTTTCTGGTGTAGCAGCTCGGTTGGATGAGAATAATTCATGGACGCATACATGGACAAATCTTCCAAAGTATGATGATGCCGGACAGTTAATCTCATATAGCGTCAAGGAATTAAATGTACCGGCTGAATATACAGACAGCGTAACGACAGATCCTGTAACAGGCGAGATAACGATTACAAATACAAGAGTTGGAACTAAGGGCAAACTTGTACTTACAAAGATGGTTGTTGGTTCTGTAGATAAGACTACAGCAGCTAGCGCGATCGAGTTCAAGATTACAGATGAAGCCGGAAATGTCGAGACATATTCATTGAATGATTTCAAGTATGATGTGACTACAAAGCAGTATACATTGGAACTTGAAAAACCTGCTGGCAAATATACAGTAGAAGAAACCAAGTATGATATCGATGGATATGAGACTAAGAGCATCAAGTATGCGATTGGTACAGGACTTCAGAAGGATGGTAAGACAGTAGATGTTCAGGTAGAGATAGATGAGACAGTAGATGTAACATTTGTGGATACCTACGATGAGACCACAACTACAGAGACAACCACCGAAGATACTTCTGAGACGACAACTACAGAAAAGACTACGGAAGTTACATCTGAGAAAACGACTGAGGTAACATCGGAAGATACAACCGAAGTTACATCAGAGAAGACAACCGAAGTAACAACTACAGAGACAACAACAGAAACGACGACAGAGGAGACAGTAGATAAGCCAAAGACAGGTGATGATTCACCGATAGCTTTCCTTCTCATTATGATGTCAGTATCACTTGCAGGAGCAGGAACTGTTGTCTATAAGAAACGTAAGAATCAGAAATAA